A single genomic interval of Stieleria maiorica harbors:
- a CDS encoding glycoside hydrolase family 78 protein — MRSNQLSDNLKTTSLFIAFALAAVSSVAVAAGLDAVHLRCEYLENPQGIDIEQPRLSWRVQSSERGSNQVAYRVLVASTEESLARNKADLWDSGKVESSQTLFIKYAGSPLQSRQQCFWKVQVWGDSDETPSTSQPASWSVGLLNESDWSADYISFKDDRPIHTDVDQLHLPAARQYRKEFESGKAVKRATIYATALGIYELHLNGKRVGNAYFAPGWTDYRQRAYYNTYDVTELVQDGENAIGAWVADGWYSGYVGFGLLTGMGTEKTGRATYGKTPSVMAQLEIEFADGSRQIVATDATWKVTGDGPIQEADLLMGEAYDARKEMPGWALPGFDDSDWRSAILAEGNGNPTATFYQRRNPEQPGQGVRNVGAEAEFGFKRPNLEAFPGVPVRVTEELPAKKLTRREPGTFVFDLGQNFAGTIRLKVNGSAGQRLQIRYGEMLHPDGRLMTENLRKARATDFYTCKGDPNGETYQPQFTFHGFQFVEVSGLTSEPTLDSVTGLVMHSDTPLVSTFQCSDPMVNQLFKNVVWTQRANFLDLPTDCPQRDERMGWTGDAQAYVATAAYNADIGAFYTKWLRELMESQRPSGAFPGYAPFPFQHGWDFGTAWADAGVICPWTIWQFYGDTQVIEDCWQPMTRFMDWRKATSVDNLGVVHGNAWGDWLSQGEETPLDYIDTVYFAISAKMMAEMAEATGRAGEAKSYREQFQATKSAFQRKYLSDDGSINVPTQTAQALALFADLVPDEQREATGRHLANMLADNGNHMATGFLGTRPLLPVLSASGQHDLAVFLLQSREFPSWGYEIANGATTIWERWDSYTKEDAFGRHNAAMNSFSHYAFGAVCEWMFATLAGIQSGGPGFKKIIIRPNPPSRGSNAMHEPIDWVSASYESIRGMIRSDWKVDGGRFRLNVTIPANTAATVYLPTSDANSITEGCEALGANKHVKLLRTEDDVAILSVESGTYEFAAASGIAEASVARKTSKPKDNSINPHGIDLTGAVKLASWDFTNPSDVQEWTDRKSVQIEQRDGKPYLIATGEDSQMAVRLKEPASGKLAIELRAMPENGATSQFYWAKPGRGFNGGQQTKRTLRKSDQVNAYLFIVQDAQPIKKLRFDPFATYDKYAKVGGMMIESISVYRLDE; from the coding sequence ATGAGATCGAATCAACTGAGTGACAACTTGAAAACGACATCACTGTTCATCGCCTTTGCCCTAGCTGCCGTTAGCAGCGTGGCCGTCGCTGCTGGGCTGGATGCAGTCCACCTTCGTTGTGAGTACTTGGAGAATCCGCAGGGAATCGACATCGAACAGCCTCGCCTAAGCTGGCGAGTCCAATCGTCCGAGCGCGGCAGCAATCAGGTCGCGTATCGCGTCTTGGTGGCTTCGACCGAGGAAAGTCTCGCACGCAATAAAGCCGACCTTTGGGATTCCGGCAAAGTCGAATCGAGTCAGACGCTATTCATCAAGTACGCGGGATCACCTCTGCAAAGTCGGCAGCAGTGTTTCTGGAAAGTTCAGGTTTGGGGCGATTCCGACGAAACTCCTTCGACCAGCCAACCAGCGTCGTGGTCGGTGGGATTGCTCAATGAATCCGATTGGTCAGCGGACTACATCAGTTTTAAAGACGACAGGCCGATTCACACCGACGTTGATCAGCTGCATTTGCCCGCGGCCCGACAGTACCGCAAGGAATTTGAGTCTGGCAAAGCAGTCAAGCGAGCCACGATCTACGCGACGGCGCTCGGCATCTATGAATTGCATTTGAATGGGAAACGGGTCGGCAATGCCTACTTTGCACCCGGCTGGACCGATTACCGCCAGCGTGCCTATTACAACACCTACGATGTGACGGAGTTGGTTCAAGATGGCGAGAATGCGATTGGCGCGTGGGTAGCCGACGGCTGGTACAGCGGATACGTCGGATTCGGATTGCTGACCGGCATGGGCACGGAAAAAACGGGGCGAGCGACCTATGGAAAAACGCCGTCTGTGATGGCTCAGCTGGAGATTGAATTCGCCGACGGTTCGCGTCAGATCGTTGCAACGGATGCCACCTGGAAGGTGACTGGCGACGGCCCCATCCAGGAAGCGGATCTTTTGATGGGCGAAGCCTACGACGCCCGCAAGGAGATGCCCGGGTGGGCATTGCCTGGATTTGACGACAGCGATTGGCGGTCAGCAATTCTGGCCGAAGGCAACGGCAATCCGACCGCCACTTTCTATCAACGTCGGAATCCCGAACAGCCCGGACAGGGAGTTCGCAATGTTGGAGCAGAAGCTGAGTTTGGATTCAAACGCCCAAATCTCGAGGCCTTTCCCGGCGTCCCCGTCCGCGTGACCGAGGAACTTCCGGCAAAGAAACTGACGCGGCGGGAGCCAGGAACGTTTGTCTTTGACCTGGGCCAGAACTTTGCTGGGACGATTCGATTGAAGGTGAACGGTTCGGCGGGACAACGTTTGCAGATTCGTTATGGCGAAATGCTGCATCCCGACGGTCGCTTGATGACTGAAAACCTACGCAAGGCTCGGGCGACCGACTTCTACACCTGCAAGGGAGATCCAAATGGCGAGACCTATCAACCTCAATTCACCTTCCACGGGTTTCAATTTGTTGAAGTCTCCGGTCTGACGAGTGAACCGACTCTCGACAGTGTCACCGGGCTCGTGATGCACAGTGACACGCCGCTGGTCAGCACGTTCCAGTGCAGCGACCCGATGGTCAACCAACTTTTTAAAAACGTCGTCTGGACACAGCGTGCCAACTTCCTGGACCTGCCAACCGATTGCCCCCAGCGGGATGAACGCATGGGGTGGACCGGAGATGCCCAGGCTTATGTCGCCACGGCCGCCTACAACGCTGACATCGGTGCGTTCTACACCAAGTGGTTGCGGGAACTGATGGAGTCGCAGCGACCGAGCGGCGCGTTCCCCGGATACGCTCCCTTTCCGTTTCAGCACGGGTGGGACTTTGGCACTGCGTGGGCTGATGCCGGGGTGATTTGTCCGTGGACGATCTGGCAGTTCTACGGCGACACGCAAGTGATCGAAGACTGCTGGCAGCCGATGACGCGATTCATGGATTGGCGAAAGGCAACCAGCGTCGACAACCTGGGCGTGGTGCACGGCAACGCCTGGGGCGATTGGCTTTCGCAGGGCGAAGAGACTCCGTTGGATTACATCGACACTGTCTACTTCGCGATTTCGGCAAAGATGATGGCGGAAATGGCCGAAGCAACCGGTCGCGCTGGCGAAGCGAAATCCTATCGCGAACAATTCCAAGCCACGAAGTCTGCGTTCCAGAGAAAATACCTGAGCGACGACGGCAGCATCAACGTCCCGACTCAGACGGCTCAGGCACTCGCCCTGTTCGCGGATTTGGTCCCGGATGAGCAACGTGAGGCAACCGGCAGACACCTGGCCAACATGCTTGCGGACAACGGCAACCATATGGCGACCGGGTTCCTGGGAACCCGGCCGCTGCTGCCAGTGCTGTCGGCATCGGGCCAACACGATCTGGCCGTGTTCCTGCTGCAGTCGCGGGAGTTTCCCTCATGGGGCTACGAGATCGCCAACGGAGCGACCACCATCTGGGAACGCTGGGACAGTTACACGAAAGAAGACGCATTCGGTCGACACAACGCGGCCATGAATTCGTTCTCGCATTATGCATTTGGTGCCGTTTGCGAATGGATGTTCGCGACACTGGCCGGCATTCAGTCGGGCGGACCCGGCTTCAAGAAGATCATCATTCGACCGAATCCGCCGTCGCGGGGCAGCAACGCGATGCACGAGCCAATCGATTGGGTGAGTGCTTCGTACGAATCCATTCGCGGCATGATCCGTAGTGACTGGAAAGTCGATGGTGGTCGATTTCGCTTGAATGTGACGATTCCCGCCAACACCGCGGCCACGGTTTACCTGCCGACGTCCGACGCAAACAGCATTACCGAAGGCTGCGAGGCACTGGGCGCCAACAAACATGTGAAGTTGCTTCGCACTGAAGATGACGTCGCGATTCTGTCGGTGGAATCGGGAACTTACGAATTCGCCGCGGCAAGCGGTATCGCCGAGGCATCTGTTGCGCGGAAAACATCCAAGCCCAAAGACAACTCGATCAACCCCCACGGCATCGACCTGACGGGGGCAGTGAAACTGGCGTCATGGGACTTCACGAACCCGTCAGACGTCCAGGAATGGACCGATCGAAAAAGTGTCCAGATTGAGCAGCGAGATGGCAAGCCCTACCTGATTGCGACGGGCGAGGACTCACAGATGGCGGTGCGGTTGAAGGAACCTGCCAGCGGCAAGCTGGCGATTGAACTGAGAGCGATGCCGGAAAACGGCGCGACCAGCCAGTTCTATTGGGCGAAACCTGGCCGAGGATTCAACGGCGGGCAACAGACCAAACGTACGCTCCGCAAATCCGACCAAGTCAACGCCTATCTGTTCATCGTACAAGACGCCCAGCCCATCAAAAAGCTTCGTTTCGACCCGTTTGCGACCTACGACAAATACGCCAAGGTCGGTGGGATGATGATCGAATCGATCTCGGTTTATCGGCTTGATGAATAA
- a CDS encoding helix-turn-helix domain-containing protein, translated as MKVLKKQDWFHADGFPIVVERRDPQEPFGLHCHEFSEIVIITGGAGLHITGEDSYELKPGDTFVIGGDRPHDYLNMDQLSLINILFDPAELPMSLGDLQSLSGYHALFTLEPAWRSRHQFTSRLQLSPAEIGETLRLVDKLDDELTARQPGFGVMAIAAMLELVTFLSRCYRETRNPTSKSLIRVGETISHMRRNVSQVIALEELVAISGMSRTNYIRIFEAAMGTSPIKYLIGLRIAEACRLLRSTDRSITDIAFDVGFSDGNYFSRQFRKTHGQSPREYRKRHR; from the coding sequence ATGAAAGTACTGAAAAAACAGGACTGGTTTCACGCCGACGGTTTTCCGATCGTCGTGGAGCGTCGCGATCCGCAAGAGCCATTTGGTCTGCACTGTCACGAGTTCTCCGAAATCGTCATCATCACCGGCGGTGCCGGGCTGCATATCACCGGCGAAGACAGCTACGAACTGAAACCGGGAGACACGTTTGTCATTGGGGGGGACCGTCCGCACGACTATCTGAATATGGATCAGCTGAGCCTGATCAACATTCTGTTCGACCCCGCCGAACTACCAATGTCTCTCGGCGACTTGCAGTCGCTTTCTGGCTACCACGCGCTATTCACTCTCGAACCTGCCTGGCGTAGCCGACACCAATTCACCAGTCGCTTACAGCTAAGCCCTGCGGAAATTGGCGAGACGCTTCGGTTAGTCGACAAGCTCGACGACGAACTGACAGCTCGGCAACCCGGATTCGGCGTGATGGCGATTGCAGCCATGCTGGAATTGGTGACGTTCCTTTCTCGGTGCTACCGCGAAACTCGCAACCCGACAAGCAAATCCCTGATCCGCGTGGGCGAAACGATTTCTCACATGAGACGCAACGTTTCGCAGGTGATCGCACTCGAAGAGCTCGTGGCCATTTCAGGAATGTCTCGGACCAATTACATACGGATATTCGAGGCCGCGATGGGGACATCGCCGATCAAATATCTGATCGGGCTTCGAATCGCAGAAGCCTGCAGACTGCTGCGGAGCACCGATCGAAGCATTACCGACATCGCATTCGATGTCGGGTTCAGCGATGGTAATTACTTCAGTCGTCAGTTCCGCAAAACTCACGGCCAATCTCCACGAGAGTACCGCAAACGTCACCGCTAG
- a CDS encoding sulfatase-like hydrolase/transferase: protein MVIARGNAAEPRPNVVFILADDLGWSDTTLYGTTDLYKTPNVKRMAERGMTFTRAYSSSPLCSPTRASVLTGLSPARHGITAPTCHLPKVILEPVVPTSAAPNKFSTTPQCVSRLDTRYYTMAEMFQDNGYATGHFGKWHLGPEPYSPLEHGFDVDVPHHPGPGPAGSYVAPWKFNDFDHDPDIPDEHLEDRMAKEAVAFMEEHKNEPFFLNYWMFSVHAPFDAKQDLIDKYRKVVDPKDPQRSPTYAAMIESMDDAVGTLLDTLDRLEIADNTIIIFASDNGGNMYNLVDGGTATSNAPLRGGKATMYEGGVRGPAIVVQPGSVEAGSRSDEIIQSSDYYPTLLDMLSIDAKPGQEFDGISIVPALQGDSLDREAIFTYFPHGPGVPDWLPPSVSVHAGDWKLIRIFHGGENGGHRYKLFNLKDDIGEQRNLAERFPERVKQLDALIEQHLNETQAARPLANPNFDPSKFDITNEGKAELKGGASKKPVGGKSKPAGKPVAGWRSGGTCTLSAANGALLVKSTGGDPHLSHTLTEPLPAGSFTLQFTMISGSIGNGQVFWQEQGAGPFNADRSHKFEVEHDGKAHPYTVEFTAASPVLAVRIDPSRGDGEVQISDIRLVGEDGSALYQLKLPTASDASQPVSQNSSRQPNVIVIYTDDHGYSDLSCQGVFDDVKTPNIDALARGGVRMTDGYCTAPQCVPSRGGLISGQYQTKWGLESNPQFRDAATMKRFDELETIPERLQSVGYVTGMAGKWHLGPSHAESIATHGFDKAFHKNSNGPGHWNMNLEGEDVEPQEQKGGGYHIDMISDFACTFIDRFHDKPFFFYLACRAPHVPLDAPKTYLDRFPGEMPERRRQALAMLSAVDDGVGRIMASLRKHELEEDTLIFVISDNGAPLKIHKLDAPGGGPGWDGSLNDPMNGEKGMLTEGGIRVPFVVQWKGTIPGGQVYSHPVITLDVGATACSLAGLPNDPVLDGVNLIPFLTGENKAAPHETLYWRWLGQSAIRKGRWKYIRADDREYLFDMENDFQETNDLLSESPEIAASLHKDLKAWAETQSPPGIWAQRSEAMSRQAAKYFDWYIERKLDTGSAANQQEPTTK, encoded by the coding sequence ATGGTCATCGCGCGAGGCAACGCTGCCGAACCGAGGCCCAACGTGGTCTTCATCCTCGCCGATGACCTTGGCTGGAGCGACACAACGCTTTACGGGACAACCGACCTTTACAAAACGCCCAATGTCAAGCGGATGGCCGAGCGTGGAATGACATTCACCCGGGCATATTCGTCCAGCCCGTTGTGTTCGCCGACTCGAGCGAGCGTCCTGACGGGATTGAGTCCCGCGCGGCACGGCATCACGGCACCAACGTGCCACCTTCCCAAGGTGATTCTCGAACCGGTCGTGCCAACCAGCGCTGCGCCGAACAAATTCTCGACGACACCCCAGTGCGTGTCCCGGCTGGATACACGGTACTACACCATGGCCGAAATGTTCCAGGACAACGGCTACGCGACGGGGCACTTTGGCAAATGGCATCTCGGGCCGGAACCCTACTCGCCACTGGAGCATGGATTCGATGTCGATGTCCCCCACCATCCCGGACCAGGTCCGGCGGGTAGCTATGTCGCTCCGTGGAAGTTCAACGATTTCGACCATGACCCGGACATTCCGGACGAGCACCTTGAAGACCGCATGGCCAAAGAAGCCGTGGCCTTCATGGAAGAACATAAGAACGAACCGTTCTTTTTGAACTACTGGATGTTCAGCGTGCATGCTCCGTTCGATGCTAAACAGGATCTGATCGACAAATATCGCAAAGTCGTCGACCCGAAGGATCCGCAGCGCAGCCCGACTTACGCGGCGATGATCGAGAGCATGGACGACGCGGTAGGTACGCTGCTCGACACGTTGGACCGCCTGGAGATCGCCGACAACACCATCATCATCTTCGCGTCGGACAACGGCGGAAACATGTACAACCTGGTCGATGGTGGAACGGCGACCAGCAATGCACCGCTGCGAGGCGGCAAGGCAACGATGTACGAAGGTGGTGTGCGAGGGCCGGCAATTGTCGTTCAACCGGGTTCTGTCGAAGCCGGCTCGCGTAGCGACGAGATCATTCAAAGCAGCGACTACTATCCGACGTTGCTGGACATGTTGTCGATCGATGCAAAGCCCGGTCAGGAATTCGACGGAATCAGCATTGTCCCGGCATTGCAGGGCGACTCGTTGGACCGCGAAGCCATCTTCACGTACTTCCCGCACGGGCCAGGTGTTCCGGATTGGTTACCACCGTCGGTCAGCGTCCACGCCGGCGACTGGAAACTGATTCGCATCTTCCACGGCGGTGAAAATGGCGGTCACCGTTACAAACTGTTCAATCTGAAAGACGACATCGGCGAACAACGCAATCTCGCCGAACGGTTCCCCGAGCGTGTGAAGCAACTCGACGCGCTGATCGAACAACACCTGAATGAAACGCAGGCCGCGCGTCCGCTGGCGAATCCGAATTTCGACCCGTCGAAATTCGACATCACCAACGAAGGCAAAGCCGAGCTGAAAGGCGGCGCAAGCAAGAAGCCGGTCGGCGGAAAATCAAAGCCTGCCGGCAAACCCGTCGCGGGATGGCGATCCGGAGGCACTTGCACCTTGTCTGCCGCAAACGGTGCGTTGCTCGTAAAGAGTACCGGAGGTGATCCCCACCTCAGTCACACGCTCACCGAACCGCTCCCCGCCGGCTCCTTCACGCTGCAGTTCACGATGATCTCCGGTTCGATCGGAAACGGCCAGGTGTTCTGGCAGGAGCAAGGGGCTGGACCGTTTAACGCCGATCGCAGTCATAAGTTTGAAGTGGAACACGACGGGAAAGCACATCCCTATACGGTCGAATTTACCGCGGCCAGTCCGGTGCTTGCAGTACGAATCGACCCCTCACGCGGCGATGGCGAGGTGCAGATTTCAGACATCCGATTAGTTGGCGAGGATGGTTCGGCACTGTATCAGTTGAAGCTTCCCACGGCCTCGGATGCGTCACAACCGGTTTCGCAAAATAGTAGCCGTCAACCAAACGTTATCGTCATCTACACCGACGACCATGGCTATTCGGACCTCAGCTGCCAAGGAGTCTTCGATGACGTTAAAACGCCCAACATCGACGCGCTCGCGCGGGGCGGCGTCCGCATGACCGACGGATACTGCACCGCACCGCAATGCGTTCCTTCGCGGGGCGGACTGATCAGTGGTCAGTACCAAACCAAGTGGGGGCTGGAATCGAATCCGCAATTCAGAGATGCAGCGACCATGAAGCGTTTCGATGAACTCGAGACGATCCCCGAGCGATTGCAGAGCGTTGGTTACGTCACGGGCATGGCGGGAAAATGGCATCTTGGACCGAGCCATGCCGAGAGTATCGCGACTCACGGATTCGACAAGGCCTTTCACAAGAACAGCAACGGCCCTGGTCACTGGAACATGAACCTGGAAGGTGAAGACGTCGAGCCACAGGAGCAAAAGGGCGGCGGCTATCACATCGACATGATTTCTGATTTCGCCTGCACGTTCATCGATCGATTTCACGACAAGCCGTTCTTCTTCTATCTCGCCTGCCGAGCGCCGCACGTGCCGCTGGACGCACCAAAGACGTACCTCGATCGTTTCCCTGGCGAAATGCCAGAGCGTCGACGTCAGGCACTCGCGATGTTGTCCGCCGTCGACGATGGGGTCGGCCGAATCATGGCATCGCTGCGAAAGCATGAACTCGAAGAAGACACACTGATCTTTGTGATCAGCGACAACGGTGCACCGCTGAAGATTCACAAGCTGGATGCGCCCGGCGGCGGCCCCGGCTGGGACGGTTCGTTGAACGATCCGATGAACGGCGAGAAAGGAATGTTGACCGAAGGAGGCATTCGGGTGCCGTTTGTCGTCCAATGGAAAGGCACGATTCCCGGTGGACAGGTCTACTCCCATCCTGTCATCACGCTCGATGTCGGTGCGACGGCTTGCTCCTTAGCCGGACTCCCCAATGACCCGGTGCTGGATGGTGTCAACCTGATCCCGTTCCTGACCGGAGAAAACAAAGCGGCACCCCATGAAACTTTGTATTGGCGGTGGCTCGGCCAGTCGGCGATCCGCAAAGGGCGATGGAAGTACATCCGAGCCGACGATCGCGAGTATCTGTTCGATATGGAAAACGACTTCCAGGAGACCAACGATCTGCTTAGCGAATCACCTGAGATCGCAGCGTCGCTTCACAAGGATCTCAAGGCCTGGGCCGAGACTCAATCTCCGCCCGGAATCTGGGCTCAACGATCAGAAGCGATGAGCCGTCAGGCGGCGAAGTACTTCGATTGGTACATCGAGAGGAAACTTGATACCGGGTCGGCGGCAAATCAGCAGGAGCCAACGACCAAATGA
- a CDS encoding sulfatase family protein: MNFRSIGFAAVLAFHCATAAGASERPNVLFILTEDQGAHLGLLETPGLQTPHMDALAKSGTYFSNAFVAYPVCSASKAAIYTGLHNHTNGILNNTHNFHKPADQVTAAERGLKLARTNRVHDQFKTLTEILKTNGYYQGVTHKLHVLPNDKFPYDEFLEGSRAEMVGFIRNAKTHKKPWFLMVNIPNSHRPYPNSDKTPIRVDPDEVELPAYLPDSPEVRKDWAEYLAGIEQADSLTGQALSVLEQSGQSDNTIVIFMSDHGPTFQHGKMTLYDLGLRVPLIVRGPGIAQGANRDELVSELDLLPTILDRCGIDLSFDYPLHGKSVTGLLQGDKHAMGHDYIFAEISNRGPLPNNGMQERSVFDGRWKLIYRENVETAWRQVNADSRQFKVWGNRTYAETIRLKDRFPRQYQILAEMDPQNLGGKVPKLELYDLQSDPHEMNNLASKTQHQEQRDRLLSALRNWVKSTKDPAVNP; the protein is encoded by the coding sequence GTGAACTTCCGATCGATTGGTTTCGCCGCCGTCCTTGCATTCCACTGTGCGACTGCTGCCGGTGCCTCTGAACGCCCGAACGTTTTGTTTATCTTGACGGAAGATCAAGGCGCGCACTTGGGCTTGTTGGAAACGCCGGGACTGCAGACACCGCACATGGACGCGCTGGCGAAGTCCGGAACGTACTTCAGCAACGCATTCGTCGCTTATCCAGTGTGTTCCGCATCCAAGGCGGCGATCTACACCGGGCTGCACAACCACACCAACGGCATCCTGAACAACACGCACAACTTTCACAAACCGGCTGATCAAGTCACTGCGGCGGAGCGCGGACTCAAACTTGCGCGAACGAACCGTGTCCACGACCAGTTCAAAACGCTGACCGAGATCCTGAAAACGAACGGCTACTATCAAGGCGTCACGCACAAGCTGCATGTGCTGCCGAATGACAAGTTTCCGTATGACGAGTTCCTGGAAGGCTCGCGTGCGGAAATGGTGGGATTCATCCGAAACGCGAAAACCCACAAGAAGCCTTGGTTCCTGATGGTCAACATACCGAACTCGCATCGGCCTTACCCGAACAGCGACAAGACACCGATCCGTGTTGATCCGGACGAAGTCGAACTTCCTGCTTACCTGCCCGATTCGCCGGAGGTTCGCAAGGACTGGGCGGAGTACTTGGCGGGGATCGAACAAGCGGACTCCCTAACCGGACAGGCGTTGAGCGTGCTTGAACAATCCGGCCAAAGCGACAACACGATCGTGATCTTCATGAGCGACCACGGCCCTACGTTTCAGCACGGCAAGATGACGTTGTACGACCTGGGCCTGCGTGTGCCGCTGATCGTTCGCGGCCCCGGGATCGCACAGGGCGCCAACCGCGACGAACTGGTGAGTGAGCTTGATTTGCTTCCAACCATTCTGGATCGATGCGGCATCGATCTATCTTTCGACTATCCGCTTCACGGCAAATCGGTCACCGGATTACTGCAGGGGGACAAGCACGCGATGGGGCATGATTACATTTTCGCCGAGATCTCCAACCGTGGTCCGCTGCCCAACAACGGCATGCAGGAACGCAGTGTCTTCGATGGCCGATGGAAGTTGATCTATCGTGAAAACGTCGAAACCGCGTGGCGGCAGGTCAATGCAGACAGCCGGCAGTTCAAGGTGTGGGGCAATCGCACCTACGCGGAGACGATTCGGCTGAAGGACAGGTTTCCGCGACAGTACCAAATTCTGGCAGAGATGGATCCGCAGAATCTTGGAGGCAAAGTTCCGAAGCTAGAGCTTTACGACCTTCAGTCGGACCCACACGAAATGAACAACCTGGCGTCGAAAACTCAGCATCAGGAACAACGCGACAGGCTACTCAGTGCTCTCAGAAATTGGGTGAAATCAACCAAGGATCCAGCGGTAAACCCCTGA
- a CDS encoding L-rhamnose isomerase, with amino-acid sequence MSNTKNVRAAFELASEQYQAQGVDVSAALQKLSRVAISVHCWQGDDVAGFEGEAGTLGNGLAVTGNYPGRARTADELRSDLEVAYSLIPGKHRLNLHALYGEFDGPVDRDEIGVEHFRGWMDWSREQQVDLDFNPSYFSHPKASDGFTLAHSDAGIRQFWIDHGIACRKIAAAMGAAQGNACVNNFWVPDGYKDTPASRKAPRERLASSLDEIFAEDLPRSQTLDAVECKLFGIGSESYVVGSHEFYMGYAISRNKVLCLDAGHFHPTEVISDKISSALMYVPELLLHVSRGVRWDSDHVVTYSDELQAIMQEIIRGDYLDRVHLGLDFFDASINRVAAWAIGTRNALKALLAALLEPTEQLQQLERDGDLTARLALMEEQKTMPLGAVWNHYCESTGVPVGAEWLEKVRQYESSVTSKRCDESVVS; translated from the coding sequence ATGAGCAATACAAAGAACGTTCGTGCCGCATTTGAGCTTGCATCAGAGCAGTACCAGGCACAAGGAGTTGATGTCAGCGCGGCACTCCAGAAGCTTTCCAGAGTCGCGATCTCGGTTCACTGTTGGCAGGGCGACGACGTTGCAGGATTCGAGGGTGAAGCGGGAACCCTTGGCAATGGTCTGGCGGTAACCGGCAACTATCCAGGCCGGGCGCGAACCGCAGATGAACTACGGAGCGATCTTGAAGTCGCGTACTCGTTGATCCCTGGCAAACACCGCCTCAACCTTCACGCGCTCTATGGCGAGTTCGACGGCCCTGTTGACCGTGACGAAATCGGGGTTGAGCACTTTCGGGGCTGGATGGATTGGTCGCGAGAACAGCAAGTTGACCTGGATTTCAACCCGAGTTACTTCTCTCACCCCAAAGCATCGGACGGGTTTACGCTGGCACATTCCGATGCGGGGATTCGTCAGTTCTGGATTGATCATGGGATCGCGTGTCGCAAAATTGCGGCGGCCATGGGCGCGGCACAGGGTAACGCCTGCGTGAACAACTTCTGGGTGCCCGATGGATACAAAGACACACCGGCAAGTCGGAAAGCTCCGCGGGAGAGACTTGCAAGTTCACTCGATGAGATCTTCGCGGAGGATCTGCCGCGCAGCCAGACGCTCGATGCGGTCGAATGCAAGCTATTTGGAATCGGCAGCGAGAGCTATGTCGTCGGCTCGCATGAATTTTACATGGGATATGCGATCTCGCGGAACAAAGTCCTGTGTCTCGATGCGGGCCATTTCCATCCAACGGAAGTGATTTCAGACAAAATCTCTTCGGCTCTGATGTATGTGCCCGAATTGTTGCTGCACGTCAGTCGTGGCGTGCGTTGGGACAGCGATCACGTCGTCACCTACAGCGATGAACTGCAGGCAATCATGCAGGAAATCATTCGCGGAGACTACTTGGATCGCGTCCATCTGGGCTTGGACTTCTTTGATGCCAGCATCAACCGAGTCGCTGCGTGGGCGATTGGAACTCGCAATGCGTTGAAAGCGCTCTTGGCGGCTCTGCTTGAACCGACCGAGCAACTGCAGCAGCTTGAGCGTGACGGCGACTTGACCGCTCGGCTCGCACTGATGGAAGAACAGAAGACCATGCCACTGGGTGCAGTTTGGAATCACTACTGCGAGTCGACGGGTGTTCCAGTCGGTGCCGAGTGGCTCGAAAAGGTACGGCAATATGAAAGCAGTGTGACTTCGAAACGCTGCGACGAATCGGTGGTGTCGTAA